The Candidatus Binatus sp. genomic interval CAAGTCAGGCTTAAATCCTACGTTATGCGTGCGATTCTGAGAACAGAGCGCCCGTTGCGCTCCGCGACCAGCGGCTTGACTCATGATCGGCTGCTCGGTTACTCTGCCGCCATGAAGCCGAGTGATGATGTACGTCGCGTCCCCAATTCAATGAGGGTCCTCCTGAATTGAGACGGACATCGATACTTGGCTCTAAAAAGCCCCGGGCGCTTGAGAGCTCCGGGGCTTTTTCTTTTGGCGCGGCTGACTGGGTGGGAAAATTTTCGTGGAAACCGCACGACCGCATGCTCCGACTATTCGCGACATCATCCGCCGTTACTACACGGTATGGGGTTTGTACTCGTTCGCCGGCGGGTTCCTGTTTGGCGTCTATCCGATCTTTCTGCGCTCGCGCGGGCTCGACCAGTTCCAGATAAACAGCGTGCTGGCGACGTACTTCGTCGTCCTGTTTCTGACCGACGTGCCCACCGGCGCGTTCGCCGACCTACTCGGCAGGCGCCGCTCGTACGTGCTCGGCGCATCGCTGCGGGTCTGCGCGTTCCTGCTGTACTTCCTGGCGCATCATTACTACGTGTTCCTGATCGCCGAGAGCATCGACGGTGTCGGCACGACTTTCGGCAACGGCGCGATAGACGCGTGGGGTGTCGATGCGCTCGATGACGCAGGGTACGACGGGCTCAAGGACCGGCTGTTCTCGCGCATCTCGCAACTGACGACGCTGGGCTTCATGGGGTCGGCGATGATCGGCGCGTACGTCGCCGACATCGATATCGCATGGCCGTGGCTGCTGGGCGCAGCCGGCTACCTGGTCAGCGGTGCGGTCGGCGCATTCCTGATGCACGACGAACGTCCGCGCGCCACGACGGTCAGGATTGCGGCGATCCCGCGGCAGGTCGCCGCGAACGTGGGCGATGGTATCCGCGCCGGACTGGGTGCGCATACCGTCCTGATGCTGAGCGTGGCAGGCGCAATCACGTTTGCGGCGTGGGCGCCGTACTGGATCGAATGGCCGATCATGTTCAACGAAAGCCTGAAAGTTGGCGTGTGGATCGTCGGCTGGATCTATTGCGGTCTGTCGGCGGCGCGGCTGGTCGGCGCGGAGGTAAGCGCGCGCATCCAGGGCGACGAATCGAAGCGCGCTGCGCGCGTGAGCGTGCTGGTTATCGGCGCGAGCGCGATGCTGTTTCTGGCGGGGCTGTTCGGCGCGCGGCCGCTGGTTTCGCTGGCGATGCTGTTCGTGATGAATCTGTTCACCGGCGCGATGATGCCGCTGGTGCAGAGCTGGTTCAACGAGCAGATCGAAGCGGGCAATCGCGCGACGCTGTTGTCATTCAACTCCACCTTCCAGACGATGGGCGGCGCGATGGGATTGCTGTTTGCCGGGCGAATCGCGGAC includes:
- a CDS encoding MFS transporter, with protein sequence METARPHAPTIRDIIRRYYTVWGLYSFAGGFLFGVYPIFLRSRGLDQFQINSVLATYFVVLFLTDVPTGAFADLLGRRRSYVLGASLRVCAFLLYFLAHHYYVFLIAESIDGVGTTFGNGAIDAWGVDALDDAGYDGLKDRLFSRISQLTTLGFMGSAMIGAYVADIDIAWPWLLGAAGYLVSGAVGAFLMHDERPRATTVRIAAIPRQVAANVGDGIRAGLGAHTVLMLSVAGAITFAAWAPYWIEWPIMFNESLKVGVWIVGWIYCGLSAARLVGAEVSARIQGDESKRAARVSVLVIGASAMLFLAGLFGARPLVSLAMLFVMNLFTGAMMPLVQSWFNEQIEAGNRATLLSFNSTFQTMGGAMGLLFAGRIADTAGIPFEWQIAGLISVCAAPVYWATRRRASEQAALAIPAK